Below is a window of Perca fluviatilis chromosome 14, GENO_Pfluv_1.0, whole genome shotgun sequence DNA.
CCCtatatgtgcatgtgtaaaGAGCCTATTTATACATTAACAAGAGATTTAATGTGTTTGAGCACATGATGCACAGTACACAGCTGTTTCTGTGTCTTATTAAGGAGGTAAATGTGATCCTGTGCGTGCATGTAGCCTGATATCCAGAATGAATGGCCATTTTGTTGTCCAcccttttattttctctgacaTTCTTGTTAGCGGTTTTCTGTGTAGTGAGGGTTTACTTTTGCTCTCATGCTACATTTATGTAATACAGGATGGACTGCAACTTGCAAGTGTCCACGTGACAAATCTTACCAGTGTTACACACTCATTTACACACTAAATGAATACTTAATGTTTTGCTATATTTGTATAATAGGCAGAGTTTGTCATGTTGGTgtgaaaataagttttgttgtATTAACAAATGGGGATTTAATTAGGGTTTAGCCTCTGTGAGGCTAATCACTAGGCTTACATGCTCAAATAACACCGCTAACTTAGCAGGAATGATGTTTACCATGTACTCCATCTATGTTTAGCTCgttggcatgctaacatttgccagTTAGGACAAAGAACAACTGAAGCGGGTGGGAATGTGATTAGTTATATATATTTGACCAAAGTGATTACAATTCATTCTGAGGGGGGCCTGAAGGTGTGAACTAAATGTcacggcaatccatccaatatttATTAAGATATTTccgtctggaccaaagtggcgAAACAACCGACAGACCTACATTGCTATACCAACGGGGCTATAAGGTCAATAACTAATggttaataaaatattaaataagtaCAGGCATTTAGATATATTATTATGTGAAGTTCACATGTtagagatttttttatttattaatttttttattttctctacaTTGTTGTTTAGTATTTGTCACCCTGCCATGTAGTGCTGTTGAGAGTATTTCTGCACAGCACCAGACTCGCAGATGCATACAGTAAGTATGTTTCAGGAGAACGTAAAAGAGAAAAAGGCGTGAATGAAACTTAAAgcatcttttctttctctttttgacattttattctGTGGTCTATATGTAATTATTAATTACTACAATTAGTATAAAGATGCTTATGATTAGAACtataattatattaaaaaaaaaaaaaagaatgaagaaAGGCAGCAGCGATGtgagaggaaaaacagaaagGTGCAGAGGCAGCCGGTCCGGAGGGCCACCACTCAGCAGGTGCCGCCATGGCAACAGCAGGCCATAATGACAGATAGAAAGAGGGGGGCACAGCATCATGATTGCTTCAATCACAGCCATATCAAACACACtgctttgcattttgttttagTCCCTGTGAGAAGcaatttgttcattcatttagGCAGGCGTGCTGGATAGAGGTAATTTCAAACGACTGATTGCAGGCTGAAAAGTCTGGTTTTGGTCTTCAGGGAAATAGAAACCATTTAGAATCAGAATCTTAATTGAGcaactgtcagtgtgtgtgtgtgtgtgtgtgtgtgtgtgtgtgtgtgtgtgtggtgtgcgtgcgtatgtgtgtgtgtgtgcattgctTTAATATTACAAATAATTCAAGTCAGTGCATTTCTGCATGAATCTGCATTGAAGAGAGACATggcagagacaaaaacatgtcCACTCACTGATGAATTGAAATCATTCAAACTTTATTCGCCACGTTCCCCGTCCATCATTACAAAGCTTTGGGGCCCCTAGCTCTGATTGTCGTTAGCCATTAGTTCAGAGCCCCGTCACCCACCTAAACTTTTCCACTCAATCACCAAAATGGGAGGAAAAACATTCTTCACAGTTCACAGATAAGTCCATAAACAGAGGATGGAAATAAATGATGAGCAGATCAAAGAGGCAATGGAGGAAAATACGTTTAGAGAACGTCAATGAACTGTTTCTCTTTTACTTCCCTGCAACATAAAGGCTCAGCAGAGaccaaaaatatatatctgaCACCACAATAAagaagtttctttttttttttttgtaaaacaaaaataaaaaaacatctttgcaATGTCGCTCTAAAAAACAAATAAGGGGCAGCTAATGTGAAGATTATGAGATTTTAGCATTCTGTTTTCCAGAGCCCCTCTGCCATTTTCAAAGAATAGCTGACACTTTAGACACGACAGCACAACCATTACTGAAAGTCTCCCACAAGAAGCAGAGCAGCCGGGCGAACGACTCGTACAATCAAAACAGCACTTAGCgagactcacagacacacagagaaatggATCATAAATGAACAGTTTCAAGAAACATATTCTTCAGCTGGCTCCTGGTCAGACACAGACATGGGAggaaatgtattttcaaatacACATTATGACCGTCCTTTTTTAGCTTATTTGtctttattactttacaaatgacTGGCATTTTATTTTACCACAGGAATTTACTGACAGTACCTGAACTCCACCTTTAGCTTAAAAATCAGGTTTTGTGCCAATGCTTATGCTTATCAAATACATGAAAACATTAtcatatgaaaagaaaaacacttaagGGGCCACATAATTGCTCAATGAGTGTTACAGTATTTTACAGCAGGTTGAGGCAATTCAGGAGTTTCATTCAAAGCCaaaatgcttttgtttttacatgtaGCAGCTGAATTTATACTAATTAAAATATAGTTTTATAGTTGATCAGCATCTTCAGCAAACAGATTCAATGTATAAggctggtgatattctatatttcaCCTTATGTCAACAAAtgcattaaaagacaaaacaaacaatgaattggtccaaataaaactattaaaaacacatcaatgtaTCACACTGGTGCATTGGGTGACATGTTTCATCATTACGACAAACaggggcactgtagtttattttgagttaaTCCTATATACACCTTCCTGTTGCTGGAAATAGTCACTATTGCATCAAATGTATATTCATCCACAGCTAAAAATAGTCCCTATAACAAATGCACTAGTTCTTCTGTTTGAGTAACAGCTGCAAAagactacagtgcccagctgtttcaGAGAATTACTGAACCTTTTTAAATACGTTAAACCACACATTTGTGAAATAtagttgtttttaaagatttacatcaGGAACCAATATGCTTCAAGCTATTAAAAAAGGCTCAAGGAAATTGGCAGACGGACTTatgcattgttggttttggtgtttttgtgggatttgttgacagaaggaaaaatgtaaaaaaaaaaactccagccTCATCCTTTAAAGAGAGTTTTTGCAGTGTATTtaccagaagaaaaaaatacgCATATCTGAACACATATCAAAAAgctgtaaataaatacaaactgCTGTGCATCTCGTGCTTTCAAAGCTGAGGTTTCCCTGGTAAGTTCAGATAAGCACACTTTAAATTCAAATATTCACAGCCACTTCATAAAACTGTTTATCCTCTACTTCGGCCTGTTTTCCACCCGCTCCACTTTTTACTCCTGTCAGAGCAGCAgcggtttgtgtgtttttcagtaTTGTAACCTACAGCGCGACAGACTCCAACCACAAAAGCTTTGTGTGGTTGAGCACTTAAGCACTGCCATAGATTAATTTTACAGTGACTACACTTGTTTCACTGTGCGGTTTTCAGAAGTGGTCTTTGTAGTTTGGTATTATGTAAAACATGTAtagaatgattttttttttatatcattgCCACATGCCTTGTTCCACCTCAGTAGCTTGCAGTGGTATGCTGAACATATGAAGGTTTTTATccagtgattcatgaaaaattACATCTAGAAATACAGTAATGGGACTCTTTAAATCCCgataataaataatacattgttTTTATAAATCTCACACACAATATTTCCTTTTGTTGCCATGCCAACTTGGCTGGccttgggaaaaaaaatacaacatgtaGCAGAGAGAACCACTTCCTAGCtcgcacacactctcacacactcacaagaATACACTCAGACATCCTTCCTCCGCCCTCCAGTTACTAATAAGTGTCCTGCTGATCACTGGAGGAATAAAAGAACATAAATGACACATTAAATATGAGCAGAATACATTAAAAATGGATCACCGCTGAGAAAAATGATGACATTTTAGGATCCCAGCCAAACCAGCCAGCCCACCAGTCTTACCAGGCTTTAAGCATCCTACATCTCTGGCTTTGTCCTTCTGTTTTTCCAAGTTCAGAATGAGCAGCTTTCGCCTGGTCCTTACTCTTAATGAAAATGTACGGCCGGGTAACCCAAGAACATGGGCCATAGGAGGGCCGTGAGAGAAGACGATTAAATATTCAAACACTGCGACCCACAGGCCTCAAGTCTTTGTCCTGTCAAGTTGTTTTACGTTTTTGTTTGTGCAAGTGTCTGCGGAGTGAAGTTACTGGTAGGCTATTAAATCCATGCCTTTCAAATAGAACTTAGGCCTGGAGATCTTATTGCAATATCGGccaagattaaaaacaaaacccccCATTCAGAAACCTAGAAACTCGATGATGGTATGAGGGGGACTGCAATCAGAGGTAAACCGGAATTGAAGAAAACAAGATGTCAGTGGACTCTCTGGATTGAGAGCCTAACTAGAGGGTAGCAGCAGGGATGAggggatggaggatggagagaaggaTACAGGGCCAGAGAGGTTGAAAGCTGAAGAGACACaggcttggtgtgtgtgttcagtctcTGTGTGAGTCATAGCGATAATGGGTGGCCAAACTGAGCATCCAGTCTTTAGGCTTACCCTCTGTATACGGTCTTTCTCTTTATCTGTCTATCTGGCTTTTTAACCTCCCTCCCTACATTGCTTTAGGCTCTAGAGTTTGTAAGCGAAGAAGACGAGGAGAAGAGTCTTGATTGTGCTGTTGTATTAATGCTTGGAGGTGATCTCAGTGTCTGTCTGGCTCTTAGGAGGCTCTTTGGACGCCTGACAGCTGATCCCTTTATGTCATTATGTCTCTCTCAAGGAGTTTAAGTGGCATATgtttgggagagagagagctcgaGAAACAGAGAATGAAAGCAAGTAACATGATACTATACCAGTGTGATACACACAATGCCTACTCTGTGCCTCATAATAGGCCCGATGTCCCCACTTCCCTATTGAGTCCCCATCGCACATAACGGATTTGCCTCAAAGAACCACTTTCACCTAAAACCTTCTACCATCCGCTGTTGTCGGGCGGGTTTTACAGACCAGAGAGGGGAGAGATTCAAGTTCAAGTCCAGATTATGTCTTACCCCCTTTCCCTCctttttccctcatttttttttatcccaaaCTCTGTCTGGAAGGGACAGGACAGACATTGATTCAAGAACAACCCAGACTTTTTCCCAAAGACGCCCTTGTTTCCAACACCCCTACCAACCAAGCACCATTGTCTCAAGGGTCAAGATGGGTAGGACAATGCAGTATGTTATATTTCAGTCTCTACTTTTTAGTCAGTGAGGCCTGGGTCTGTGAGGATTTAGGCCTTAACTTTGTGGTCCGACCTTGAGTTCCTGCAGCAGGCTTCGAGGTGGCGGTGGAGGTGGACCCCGTCCCTGATGCAGGGCCTGGGGCTACAGGGGGTGGTTGGCTGCGCTGCACTTGAGGATGCCGAGGGAGGACTGTGCGTATGGGCTGCTGGAGGGGATGTGTCTGCTGTGGAGGTCGGAGCTGGTAGCCACGGCGGTAGCGCAGTGATTGGGAACGTAGGAGCACCCGTGTGTACTGGACCTCTGGCATGATGAGCTTGAGGCAGAGCTCCTGGGCCTGGCTCGAGAACCCACGGCTGAGATTTACCGGGAGGTCGTAGCCCACAATGTCAACTTTTCCACTAGGCTGCCACGGGCGGAGATCCTTGTTTTTGATCTGCGCGGCTGATCGGAGAAGCGGCATCCGCCCACCGAAGCAGCTCCTCATTAACCTCTCCTGGGCTCGCCGAAGGAGTCGCACCTCTCTCGCCACACAGGCTGGACCCAGAGCTGACAGCTGGCGCCACAAGGAGGCATTAAAGTGGTCGTAGAGACGTGCGTCTAAGGAATTCCAGGCTCGGATCTTCGAAGGGAGCCCTGGCGTCAGGCTTCGCTTTGAGCTTGGTGTCCGCATGTTGAGTTTAACGTACAGAATGTCCTCCAGGTCCCAAGAGAGGAGATGGCGAAGGAGAACCAACGACTCATCAAAGTACTCAGCAATCATCACCAGGGAGAAAACTCGCTCCACCTCAGCCAGAAAGGCCCGTGCATACACCACATCTGTTGCTGGGCGATCCTTGTCTCCGCCCAGGTCGAAGGTCAAGGTGTTGCGTGCATACATGGAGTCCTTCTCATCTGGTCGGTAGTAGCGCCAGGGCTCCTGTAAAAAAGCCTCCAATGAGCCATTGGGGACCCTCTTAAAACTCTGACAGTATTGGTTGTAGTAACTGAACAAGGATTCAAACATTGAGCCTGGCTCTCTCAGGATTGTGATATACATTGTGTCATTGGGCATCAGGCGCAGCAGCTCTGCCTTGTTGAAGCGCATGTGGCTGGTGATGATGTTCGGCGGCAGCGTGTGTGGGTGGACAAAGTGAGAGGTGAAGGAGCGTGGGTAGCAGAATTGGTGGCTGCAGGCCTGCACGGGCAACGCCACCGTGAGGTTGTTGCGCTCTGCGAAGCGGAAGAGCAGGTTCTGCATGGTGGTGCTGGCCGTTTTGTGGGTCTTGAGGAAGGCCACATTGGTGTGCTTAGGTTTGAGGCCCGGGGCAGGGTGGGAACGGAGGGCAGGGCAACCGAGGTGAAATGCCTCTATGGTCctggagaaagaaaaataaagtgtaaaaATTATTTGAAGCTCCATTAGCCCCAGAAAGAAGAAGCAGCTACTCCAAATAATTAGGTGACATTAAAGACATAATTGCAGACAGACTGAGGTGTAGGACAGGACAGAGGTATAAAAGTCAAGTACAAATCGGTGAACATGTGGGGAATTGAaatgagaggagacagagaaaagagaggagacgTGGGATAAGAGTGAAACAGAGAGTGCAAGTTGTTAGGTGTGTATGAACTGTTTGTACTACATACCATGGCTGGGTGATAATCAATATCATATTTTGACTTTCTTTGGAATCATAGTGTGATGATAGGAGTTTTGTCGGATGCACTACATCAATTTCATTATCTAATCTTATAttataattttatatttatatatatttatattataataatgtgATTCAATTCCATTCCTAATTTTGAAAGTGTATGTATTGTTATTGGAAAAAATTCTAATTATTGTGATGATTCCAGCCATATGTCCCAGCTCTACTACATACTAATAAAAGGGAATGTGATCTTCAAAATGTATGACAACTCACAATGGGACCTAACATGCATCAGTGTAGCCAAATTCAAATTAGGATGATTATTCATGATACACTTTTACCATCGCAAAAGAGCTTAATATAAAATCACAGAAAAGTCCAAtcacagtacagtacaggccaaaagtttggacacaccttctcattcaatgtgtttctttattgtcatgactatttacattgtagattctcactgaaggcatcacaactatgaatgaacacatattaaattatgtacttaacaaaaaagtgtgaaataactgaaaacatgtcttatattttagattcttcaaagtagccaccctttgctttttttgataactctgcaaacccttggtgttctctcaatgagcttcatgaggtagtcacctgaaatggttttcacttcacaggtgtgctttgtcagggttaattagtggaattttttcccttattaataaaaaagcaaagggtgactactttgaagaatctaaaatataagacatgttttcagttatttcacactttttttattaagtacataattccatatgtgttcattcatagttttgatgccttcagtgagaatctacaacgtaaatagtcatgaaaataaaaaggaaacgcattgaatgaggtgtgtccaaacttttggcctgtactgtatgtatttggGTACACACATACTGAATACTCTGCAGTATTACAGCGGGGAGTattcactgcagactgaaataGAGACTCAGTTATCTAAAAGGTGTGGAAACAAAGTTTGAAAAGTAGAGAAACGAATGGCAGAGCAATAATGAAAACAGTAAAGACAGGAATGTGGAAAAGGTATTATGAGCAAAACGTTAAGTTAAAAAGGGTACGAGAACAGAATACAGGGCTGTCAAAGACCTACGATCCCTTTTCTTTTATAATTGGTCCCTAGACCATTGTGGCAGCTCAAAGTCTCCATATTTCAGTATGATAATAAGCCAGTCCTGCTATTAATTTGACTTGAAAAGAAAAAGGCCGGTATCTTCATAGTAATTAGCACCATATGAACTTACAGAGAGATAGAGTGTATGTAATGTAAGTGTTTGCATACGTGTGGGCGTGTTTCAATCACTTACCAGCTCAAGTGGCCCCCATGGTGCAGCAGAAGACTGACAGTACTGATGGCGACAAAGACCAGGAATATCTTCTTCTGCGACATCTCTCTCTGCTTCACTGGGACTGCCGGAggtagagaagaagaagagcgaGAGTGAGGCGAATGGAGAACATAAGTAAATGTAGAGTAGGGCAGCGCGAGAACAAGGGCAGGTGGAGGTGTAATGAGAAAGCGAAAAGAGGATGGAGGCGGAAGGAGAACGACGGGGAAAACAGGAGAAAACGCGAGGAGGGTTCAGATAGAGAAAAGATGAAAGGAAGCAGAAATGAGGAGTGAAAGGACAGGAagaaaggggaagagagagagcgaacaAGAGGAAGAGATGAACACGGTGAGGAGGATTTACTGAACAAACAATGTCGGCCGAAGGTATTGAGGCTTGGCTTTTGTCACTCTGTAATTATATGGTGAGTGATACCTTCATTACCTTCCACAGCTGTAATAGTGACACTCACTGTTATGCCCTTTTATATTCTCTGGGCTAAAACCGTATACAGCTGGCTCAGTACATTAGGTCCCGTCAGTTATGAGAGACATGCATATGTAAAAAACTAACAGCACTTCACAGTGAGAGTGCTCTGTGGCAGAAACTCCCCGTGTCACTTGACCCGCCAAAACGCCACGACAGCAATGGAGCCTGGGAAGGAGTCCAAGCCTCTCTCGGCGGCATCTCACTCGCATGACAATGGCCGACGTCTCTCTCCTTGATTACACTGTCCTTCTAGCATATATACACATGCCAACAGTCGCGAAAGCCAGCTCACATTACTCAAAGCAACGGCTTTTCACACTGCATACGGCATTTGGTGGATGCTTTTATCCGAATCATGGTGGAGAAGCATGACTGCATCAATTTTAGACATGGCTGGCCCCTGGGAGAAATGACTGACCATGGCAGTATTACTGCCACCCACTTTGCTGCACAGACAGGGATTTTGGTATAGGGGTAAAACAAGTGTTAAATCTGGCCAAACAtactgtgtttgtttatttagataTATGCAACCTGCTTAAAACCAAACAGAATGGTATATTTTTCACGGTAAACATATAATTAAGTAAAAAGTTAAATTCACAATGAtataacacagaaaaaaaacagcaaatcatcacatttgagaagctggaaccagcaaatgtttgacATATTTTGCTTGATGACTTGAATTATTCATCAATTATCTAAATAGTTGGCCAAAAcctcatttcatttattttaattctaaactaactgtcaaaaaaactaacatACAACACTGAGTCACCCTGCTGTGTGAAATACAAAGCTCATAGGCATGAGATAGGACATTATTTTATGTGCAAATTAAACAACTGTGGTGGAGAAATGTGATCCCCTGCAGGTTCATAAGTAAAATCAAGATATGTTTTCCCAAATAGTAGCCTAATTAAGCATAGAGGGAAAAACTGACAGCTGACCTTTCTCTTAAAAGGATCATAAAGAGAGAAACGTGAAAACGCATTTATTTTCAATTCTAAAATGCTCAAACAGCTGGTATTGTGCTGCTTCGGTGGTTAGGCTCAGCAAGAATGTGcgtaaagacacacacacatgtgcaggcacacacaaaaccactaaGCCTAGTCTACTAAACAGGCATTAATGCTCTCACACTAATTGCACAGCTTGTCGTAGACAcaatttggttgtttttttggcaAGTTAATCTTTTGATGATGTCAACACAGCATGTCCTCTGGCCCAATAATCTGAACCCAACTGCAgtttataatttcttttttctttcttgtttttttacatttcttttttcaacaaaagTCAGTTGAGTTGATATTGTCCACATTGATGAAAGACTGAGGGATGCAAAGACTCTGGAAGGGCAAATACTTAAAACGATGATGCTGAAACTAGAGGTTTTGGGGTATTTTTGCTTGTTAAATAGCTTAAACCATTAGTCAATCATTAGGAAAATAACAATTGATTTAATCCTTTAAGTATTCTTAAATCCTTAATTTGCTTCATAACCGTTAGGAAACTGGAAACACCAGTGACAAGACATTGGCACAAGAAACAGGAAATCCAGATCCAGGAGGCAATACAACCAATTGTCCATCCTATTTCAAACTAATTTCAGTGATGTGTGGTAGTTCACCcaagcctagaaatctagacgcagcaaatttgcagccaggggggtctaggcactctccgttggcttgcgaactggaaaaaccaaactctggtcaggccaatcacatcgtgtatagaatcggtgggcgggcttatggctgctgctgctgctgggagcagcggtcttctggaagacttggagttaagcttttctttgagaaaagaaaaaataacggTTTCGTCTTCTaccaatgtttattttttccatttagCATGCCAAAATAGTTTTCTGCCTCAAGTACTTTTAGAGACAGTTCTGGCAAGACTCAGCACAAAACAACTCACAGCGCTTGAAAAAGGCTCCTTTTGTACTCTTTAATAAATACAAtgtcctttttaaaaacatgtttcctGTCCCCTTTAAGTTGTTTGTCCAAACGCAGCCTGAGTAGTTGGAGATATTCGTGTTTTTCTCCCTCGTCATTATATCTTGTAAAGCATGAACAATAACCTCCAGTGACTTGAACATTGCCTGAGCTGGATAA
It encodes the following:
- the gal3st3 gene encoding galactose-3-O-sulfotransferase 3, which gives rise to MSQKKIFLVFVAISTVSLLLHHGGHLSWTIEAFHLGCPALRSHPAPGLKPKHTNVAFLKTHKTASTTMQNLLFRFAERNNLTVALPVQACSHQFCYPRSFTSHFVHPHTLPPNIITSHMRFNKAELLRLMPNDTMYITILREPGSMFESLFSYYNQYCQSFKRVPNGSLEAFLQEPWRYYRPDEKDSMYARNTLTFDLGGDKDRPATDVVYARAFLAEVERVFSLVMIAEYFDESLVLLRHLLSWDLEDILYVKLNMRTPSSKRSLTPGLPSKIRAWNSLDARLYDHFNASLWRQLSALGPACVAREVRLLRRAQERLMRSCFGGRMPLLRSAAQIKNKDLRPWQPSGKVDIVGYDLPVNLSRGFSSQAQELCLKLIMPEVQYTRVLLRSQSLRYRRGYQLRPPQQTHPLQQPIRTVLPRHPQVQRSQPPPVAPGPASGTGSTSTATSKPAAGTQGRTTKLRPKSSQTQASLTKK